CGGACGCGCGAAGCCGGCCAGCAGCACCGGCGGGGTGATGCGCGACGCGTCGGGGACCGCGTCCGTGTCGTCGGCGTAGCCGTCGCCGACCGCGGCATCGGTAAGGGGGCTGCCCGGGATATACCGCGGCGCAACGGTAAGCGGGAAGCGGAACGTCGCCTCGCCATCCGCGTAGGCCAGCGGGTTGACCAGCGTGAGCGCGACACTGACCCGCTGACCGGGCAAGATGTTGCCAACCCGCATGGTAAATACGTCCGGCCGCTCCTCCTCGATGACACAGGCTCGCCGGCCCGACGCGATGGCCTGGTCATAGGTTCGGCGGGCAGCCTCCCGCTCCCGGAGCTCGGCGTCCAGGACCCGCCCGTCGGCGGCTATCCGCATTCGCGTGACCGCGCACCGATCGGGCAGTGGAAACACGTAGGTGGCTTCCAGGGATTCATCACAGGCGTTGACGAACTGCTGCGTCAGCTCGACCCGGCTGGTGAGGCCCGCGATGTCCACCCGCACGTCGATCCGATCGAGTGGCAGATTGCCCCGCTCGGTGCGCAGCGCACCCAGGGCAGCCTCGTCGTCCGCGGCGGCGGGACTGGTCGCCTCCGCGTCGGTCATCGGCGTGATCCGCACGGTCATGATGGGCTCCGTTCATCGAGGGACAGCAAGCCACGGTCGGCCAGCAGGTCGAGCAGTGGCCGAGCGGCCGTACGGATCGCGTGGATGTCGCCTTCGTCGGGTCGGCCGCGGTGATCGACAGGCAGCATTAGCAGTGCCCCGCCGGGCAAACTTACGGCGGTCAGCTTGGTGACGGTGTCGGCGCCGCCGCCGTTCGCCACCGGTTCGGCGGCACCTGGAGGATCGGCCCAGAAGCGGCTCCGGCGCGCCGCCGCTGGTAGCTCCTGCGCCGGCTCGGCCGCGATGACTTCGTCGGGGACGGCGGCGACCCGGCGCAATGTTTTGTCGGTCGCTCCGGCCAATTCGGCCTGGATCTCGGCGAGCGAGCGGCCTTCGGCCTGGCGGCGTTTGACCGCGACGATCTGCAGTAGGTGCCGGGTGCCGTATAACGCCGTGCGCCCCCGCAGCGCCGGCCGGTCGACGAGTCCGGTCGTCGTATACCACCGCACCACCCGCCGATCGGGCAGCTCCCGGACGCGTCCGTTGGGCGCTCCCGGGTAGCCGGGAGCGGCCAGCCCGGCGGCAACCCGCCGCACCAGCTCGTCCAGGGTCCAGGACGCCTGTTCGGCCATGGCTCGATATTGACACTGTCATACTGACACTGTCAATGTTTGCCGGTTGGTTAGGCCAGGCGCGTGATCCGGTTTTCCACCACGCCAAGGATCGCGTCACACGCCGGCTGAATCGCCTCGCGCCGGTTGATCGCCGCGTACCGATGGCAGATCTCCTGCAGCACCTCGGCGTCGGCGACGAACTCCTGCAGCATTAGATGCTCAAAGGTCGACTATTCGGGTGATATCGCTTCAGCGACCTGTGCGGGTATGACGTTCACCAGCGTGGGAACGACACCCGCGACTTGCATTCCGGGAACGGTGATGTCGAGCGGGGCGGGGGTCCCAAGGCCGGGCACTTCTATGGTCGCCGTAATCGGTTGCGGCGGAGCGAGAATCCCGACGAAGGGCATACGGACCAGGACCGGTGTGTTGGCGCCGATGACGATAGGGGGCAGCGGGGGGATCAACGGGATAGTGACCGTCGCGCTCACCGGTATCCTCAACTCAACGACGGTCACGCCATTGAGGAAGCCGTTCAACACGTAAGCCGGCATATCAATGAGGGCGCCGATGGCCCCCACACCATCTCCGGTCTGCATCGCGGCGTCCAACACCGTCAGGCCCGTCGCGAGCCCGTCCAATGTGGCGATCGGCGGACCAACCACCGCAAGCCCTATCGAGTCCGTGACCGTGTTGACCGCGTTGAATCCGTTCTGCACGATCTGCGTCAGAATGGCGCCCGAGGGAAGCAGGTCGATGAGGTCCTGCTGCATCTGCGCCGGGAGGGACATCAGCGGCAGTAGCTCGCCCGCCGGGCCCTCCACGTTGATCTCCGACAAGTTGTTGATGTTGATCCCGCTGACGAAGAGATCCACCGTCGCTTGTGGAAGGTAGTGCACCGCGCCGTGATAGTCGCCCATCATCAGCGCTTGGTTGGCCTTCTCGAGGTCGGCCCAGAAGGTCGGCAATGTCTGCGGTAACTCCGCGCTCGCGTTCTGCAGCGACGTGATGATTGCCTGGCCGTAGCCAGCTTGCTTCACGACGTACGCCTGCACCGCAGCCGGGAACGCCGCAGCGTTCTGGATGGCAAGTTGGATGTTCGTTGGCAAGTTCGCCACCGTGGTGGGGAGGTCCTGCACGGCGGCAGCGAACTCATTGCCGATGCTCTGCGCGTAACCGGTCTGGTTCGCGATCACCTGCTGCAGAACCGGGAACGGGTGGGCAGCCCAGTTGCTGTAGATGGTTTGCAGATTGGCGCCCGTAGTGGCGAAGAGGGTTTGCCACGGACCGCCGGCGGGAGCGGGCGCGCCGGTAGTGGGAGCGAACGGGCCGGGCCCGAACAGCCCCGGCAGGAGCCCGCCCCCGCCGCCGCCTAGAGCGGATACCACAGCGCCGAGTTCTTGGCGGGCACCGTTGAGGATCTGGCCCACCGGCCCGCCGCCAGTGATCGAGCTCAATTCGTTGGGGGCCGAGTTCAAGCCGCCGAGCAGGGGGGCGGCGACCGCGGCCGCGCCGGTGGGAGCGGGCGCATTCGCCGACTTCGCTAGGCTCTGCCCGACGTTGGCGACCTCGGTGTCGAGGTATGCCGCCGCGCCGCCGTTCAACAGACCGACAAATTCGGTGTGAAATGCCGCCGCTCGGGCGCTGTATGCCTGAAATTGCTTGCCGTAGGTGCCGAATGTCTCCGAGATGGCGATCGACACGTCATCGGCGGCCGCGGCCGTGACGCTGGTTGTGGGACCGGCCGCCGCTGCGGTCGCCTGTTCGAGCGTCAAGCCGATACCCGCCAAATTCCCGGCCGCGGCCGTCACCATGTCCGGCGCTGCGAACACAAACGACATTGCGATATCCCCTCGACTCGCAGCACCAATTACCCGACCATCTTCACAAGTGAGCGGCCTTCGCGTCGGCGAATCCGCCAGATAACCAGCCCTCGGTGTGATCGCCCGAGCACAGTACCCAGCGGGCATCCCATGTGCCACCATGACACCGTGCGCGCGTTCGCCTGCCCGGTGTGCCACGGTTTCGCACCTTTCGAGTCGCGCCGATGCCCGAACTGCCTCGCAGAGTTGGGATTACACGTTCCAACTCGCACGATGGTGGCGACCTCGTCGGGCAGTGCGGTCATCGATGGCCAGCGCTGGATCGCGTGTACGAGGGCGGCCAGCCTGGGCTGCAACTGGTTGGTGCCCGACGAGCAGGAGTTCAAGGACCAGCGGGGGCGCTGTCTGGCCGATTCGTTGGTGCGCCGCGAACCCGACGCCGACGACACGATCGCCGTGGAAAAGTTGGCGGCTACGACGACTGCGCTACGGCGGTTGACCTATCAGCTCATCGACATCGGTCTGCCGGTCGAGCCGTTCTGGCGCCGTGACGGCGGCGTTGCTTTCGACCTGGTGTCCAGTTACAGCGGCGGCGAGCGGGTGCTGATCGGGCATGCCGGTGGGGTCATCACCATCGACTTGGTCGAATCGCTGGACGACTACCGCGAGTCGCTGCGGGTTAGCCTCGGGGAGCCCTATCGCACCGTGCTCGGCCACTTCCGCCACGAGATCGGCCACTACTACCAGAACATCCTGGTGGAAAACGATCCTGGCGCCACTCGCTATCTCCACGAGTGGCGGGAGCTGTTCGGCGACGAGCGCGCCGACTATCAGGCCGAGATCGCACGCCATTACAAATTCGGTGCGCCGGCGAACTGGCGTCAGTCCTTCATCTCTGAGTACGCGACCATGCACCCCTGGGAGGACTTCGCCGAGTGCTTCGCGCACTACCTGCACATCACCGACACCATCGAGACCACCCGAGAGTCGGGAATAGTGGTGCAGGCCGACCGGGTACGGTTTTCACTTCCCCGTGACATTGCCCCGCTCGAGTCCTACGACGACGCCCCGATCGAACGGCTGCTGTATGACTGGAAGTGGTTGTCGCTGTTCTTCAACCGGGTGAACACCTCAATGGGGAAAAACCCGCTCTACCCGTTTGAGATCCCGCCGCCGGTGATCCGCAAGCTCGGGTTCGTGCACAAGCTGATTCGAGAAGCAGCGTGCCGCCCGTGACACCATGAATCGACCGTTGCCAGGAGGGTGCCTTTACGCAGCCCGATATGCCAGCGGCGGCCAGGCCAACACGCTGTTCGTCAGCGAAGGTGCCCGTCTCGGTCCGCATGCTCTACCCAGAAGAGGAGCGCCCGTTGCACTTTGGCGACGACACGACGGTGGTCGTGTCGGAACCGCTCACCGGCCTGCCCGGACTCTGGCGTGAGGCGCGTGCGGGCACCGCTCTCATAATCGACAACGATATTGACGAGCGAGCCTTCGTACCGGTCGTTCCGCGCGTTCGTGGGCGCCCAGAGGGACAGGCCGACCAATGACGCGGGGTCAAACAATGCTGTCGTCGGGGTCACAGACCTGTGTGCACGGGGTCAGGACCCGCACGGTCAGGAACCACAGGGTCCGGAAGCGCAGGGGCAGGCAGCACGGGGTCAGGATCGGCCGACTTTTCTGGCGGCGGAACCCCTTCCTGCACGATTACCGGATCACCGACTTTGACCGTGTCGAAGTACCACTCGGCGTCGGCGGGGCTCAGGCTGATACAGCCATGGCTGATATTCTCAACCCCCATTGATCGTGTCGCCCACGGAGCCGAATGCACATAGAGGCCACGGCTGGTGATACGGACGGCGTAATCCACCGGAAGCCGGTAACCATCGGGATCGTCGACGGGGATGCCGACGCTGCTCGAATCCATAATCACCGAGCGGTCTTTGGACAGGACGGTGTAGGAGCCGACCGGCGTCGGGAAATCCGCCCTCCCCATCGAGGCGGGGATCACCCCTTCTTCTCCAAAGTGAGGCCGGTGGTGCGGCGCTGGTAGTCGAGGCGGCGGTTCCGCCTGGACTCCGTCGATGGTCACGGTGAACGTGTGATTTGAGATATCGGCAACACCGATGACCTCTGCACCGGTTTTGAAGTCGGTGGACCGACCGCCCACCGACAGCGCCACCGTGCTGTGCGCCGGCCAGTATCGGTCCGGAACCCACTGCACGACGTCGTTGTCGAGCCACTGATACTTGCCGGTCATCGTGGGTGCGGATTTGACGTCAACGGCGCGTTCGGCCGCGTGCCGGTCGGCTGAGTTGGTTATGGGCGCTCTGAACGTCACCACCACGGGGTGCGCGACACCCACTACCTCGCCCCGCGTGGGTAGGACCGATGCGATGGCAAAGTAGCCCTGCGACCGGCTCAGCGCTGCCAGACGCACGTCACCTGGCCCCGCGACCACTGTCGCAGCGATCCCGATCACCACCAGAACAGACCGAACACCTGCTCGCATCGCCTCTATCACCCTCTGAGATGGCCAAACTGTCGTTGTCGTGTCGACGATGTTAGGGGTGCCATGGCGGGCGGGTGTGCAAGCGCGCGCCGGCGGCGTGATCAAGTCTTTGACAAGATTTGGTCACAGCTAGCCAATACCGCGGATGTTCTCCCCACCGCTTCACGACGTGAACGCCGCAGCCGTGATCAGCGCGCAAAATCGTTGCGCCCCTGCGATTCCTGCTGGCAAGTGCCGTTTCGAACATCGGCGGGCTCCCGAATCGGCGCAACGTGGCCAACGCGCAGCGACGCGGCGCCTGCGTCCATGCACTCGCGGCACCAAGGCCTGATGTGCGTCGAGGGACGAAGTCAACCGAAGACGAAGCAGCTGTCAAGCATCAGCCGAAACACCGCATTTTCGTACCGCCTCGTTCAGTTCCGGCAGAATTTCAACTCGATCTCACGCGGCCCCGCCACAAGAGCCAGGAGGAGCTAGTGGTGGCACGGGACCACCGTCATGAAGGACACACGACAAGGTAAGTGTCGTACCAACAAACGGCGCTGGTACCCGCACTTGATGCCAATAGCTACCGTCCGGGTATTTGATTCCGTCACAATATCCCCACCCGGTAATGCCACCGAATCCACCACCAGGGCAATACCCCATCGCACTATTCGGCATGTACGGGTCCTGTCCGGGAGGTGGCGCGGGTTCGGCGTTGGCGGAAACCGTAGAAAATTCAACTGCCATAATTACTGTACCGATTGTGGCGGCAATACTTTCCTTGTGCATTTTCGCACCACCTGAATTCATTCGTGCGGGGAAAATTTTGAGCGGTCTGCACCCGGTGCAGGAACGCGCGCGGCGGGCCGTCCATCGGCCGAGTTCATGCTGGCGTCACCCCGCTTGCTCCGATCGGGCCGAAAAGGAGTAACCCACCGAAACCACCGGGGCCGCCAACGCCCGGGGTCGCCCCGATGCCGCCATGGCCGCCGGCGCCGCCGAGGCCGAAGAGGATGCCACCGTAGCCGCCCTGACTGCCGTTACCCCCGAACGCCAAGTCGGCCGCGCCGTAGCCATTGCCGCCCGCGCCGCCGAGGCCGAAGAAAATGCCGCCGATGCCGCCGATGCCGCCGGTACCGCCACGGCCACCGGCATCGGCAGCCCCGCCGTCGCCGCCGGCACCGCCGATCCCGAAGTAGGCACCGCTGTCGCCGCCGAATCCGCCGACCCCGCCGGTGCCGCCGCCGGTGTTGGCGCCGCCCGCCCCACCGTGGCCGCCGAGGCCGAAGAACAGGCCCTCGGCGTAGCCGCCCTGACCGCCCTGGCCGCCGATGTTGTTGAGACCGACGGCGGTCCCGCCGGTACCACCGTCGGCCCCGATGCCGATGAGGTTGAAGAGGATGCTGCCGCTGCCCCCGAGCCCACCGATGCCTGCGATCCCAATGTTGCTGGTGGCCGCCCCGCCGGCGCCGCCGACGCCGCCCATGCCGTAGAGCAGGCCGGTGCCGTAGCCGCCGGCGCCGCCCCAGCCGGCAACGACGTTGCTGGTCCCGCCGGCCCCTCCGGCGCCGCCGTAGCCGAACACGATCCCGCCGTCCCCGCCGAAGCCGCCGTCGCCGGCGATGCCATTGGGACAGGCCCCGCCGGTCCCGCCGATGCCGCCGTGGCCAAGAAGTCCGGCGGCGTGGCCGCCGTTGCCGCCGTTGCCGGCGAAGCCGTTGTCAATGGCCCCGCCGGTTCCGCCGACGCCGCCGTTGCCGAACAAGAACCCGCCGCTCCCACCGTTCCCACCGGTTTGGCCGGGTGCGCCCGACCCGCCGTTCCCGCCATTGCCCCACAACACCCCCCCGTTCTGGCCGTTGGCGCCGGTTCCCGGGGTACCGTCGGCACCGTCGCCGACGAGCGGACGCCCCAGCACCGCCTCGAAGGGTGAGTTCACTATGTTGAGTAGTTCCTGCACAGAACTGGCATTGGCGGCCTCGGCAATGGCGTAGGAGTTCGCACCCGAATTCAGAAGCTGGACAAACTGCTGATGAAATGCCGCCGCCTGAGCGCTGATCGCCTGGTAGGCCTGCCCGTGCACGCCGAACATCCTCGCGACGGCCGCGGACACTTCATCGCCGGCCGCGGCCGGCACGGTCGTCGTCGGGGCCGCCGCCGCCGCATTGGCCGCCCTGATGCTGGAAGCGACATTCGCCAGATCCGAAGCCGCCGCCGTCACATATTCCGGTGCCGCGATTACGAACAACATCCCGACCTCCGAACGACCCGGCGACCGTCCGAGAAACCACCGAGTAGCAAATTTTATCGCCCCAGTTGACACGTCGTCATGCGGCGGAGCTATGCGCAGGCCAAATTCATATCAGGGCCATAGAGCGGACCTGAGCCATCGACCCGGTGGCAATGTTCGTGGCGAGCGACCCGCGCCGGTGGCCGACCTCCTGCCGCGCGGCCATCGCGAGCCTCCAGCGCTGCGACGAGCCATTCAAGGTGGCGCAGGCCTTGGCAGAGGGCGCATCGCACGCCGCATTGTCGGTGATGGTAGGCCGTGGCCGGCTGAAACGCCTTGCCCATGGTGTCTCCCGGGTGCCGCAGGCCGCCCCGCGTCACAGGCGATCCTTGGTTCTCTATCGTGATCAGTCACCGTTTGCTCACCGCTTTGGTCGCCGTTTGGTTGAGGAGATCGGCCACCACCTTTTCCTCTAACCCCTTGTGTTTGAACTCTTCTGATGCACACATCGACACTCCCTTCCCGGAAGTTGCGCCAATGCCGCAGGGTGGCAGTTCCGCGAAAATCCGCTGACCCGGCGCTTGACTTTGGTCCTCGAACACACTGTGGCGGAGGTACTTTCGATGGGATTGTGGTGCGAAGGTGAATCCAATGCCGACCCCGGTCTTGATCGGAGCTACGGGACCTTCAGATCGTTCCTCGGGAAGGTGCGCCCACTTTCGCCCCGCCGCACCGAGGTTCATCCCCACGTTCTGCTCACGGAGGGCGTATCTTGTCTTCGATCGAGTCTGCCCAGTCGTTGACTGGGCAGCTTGCTGGGGGGAGATAGTCGGTATGCGATATGCGGGAGCGTTGATCGCTGCGGTGATGCAGGCCTGCGCTGCTGGGCTTGGTGGTGTCCCATTGGCGGTGGCCGCCCCCGCCATCCGAGCCACGTTGACAACCAATGTTGTTGAAGGGCCCCTCACCTCGGCGCCTACGCCGCAGGAGGGACAGACAGCGGCAGCGACCACTATGCCGTCTCAGTGCGGTAGCGGCTCGTCCCGCACCACCATCTGCGTCGGCCAGCAGTTGACCGTGCAAACCATCGATGAGCAAGCCAAAGTGCTCAGTTCGGCGGTGTATCAGCGGAACTACGCAGTACAGCTAGACCCGAGGTCATTAGCGATCAAAGTCGATGTGAGCCTGCGGCAGCTGACAACGACCGGCACACCGGTTGGCACACTCAAGATGACATTTGCCCCGGCGACCGCGCCTGAGGACTCGCAAGACATCGTGGTGCCTATCGCAGCAGACACCAAATCGCCATCGATCCGGTCCGTCGACCTCACCGGTAAGCCCGACACACAGCAAGTCCATCTGCATGTGGTATCGACTTTCACTGCGCCAAACGGCAAGCCGGTCAAGATCGGCACCACAACCTTTGCATCCACCTACCGCTGCGACAATCAATTCACGTCAAAACCGGGTTGTGTCAACACTTCCTACACCCCGACGATCACCAGCCTGGTTGGCCTGGGAGACCTCACCAAAAATATCCGAACCGGCCAATCCCATGGACTGCCCGGCGCGCCCGGAACCACACCACTAACCCGACTCGCCGATAAGCAGGCCATAAAAAGGAACCGCGAGGCCGCGTGCGGCACTGCGCGTACGCGCGAACTCGGACCACGACCATTGAGTATCAGGAACCCCAGCTGTGACGAGTACCCGTTCGCCAGCACCTACCAAGGCGGAGCCCACACCAGCATCGCCTGGGTATCTGTCGAGGAAAACAGCCGCGGGGGTGGCAACCTCAGTCAGTTCTACCAAGATAACCATGTCCTTGATGGTGATGCGTACTTTGTGAAGGTCTAGCAGCCATGATCGAGGCCGAATACTACGGAGCGATCGACCCTTGGTACGGGCAGTTTTGGCTTATCGGATTGGGTGACCTGGCATTTGAGGGTGATCTCAAAAAGTGGGTCTGGGCTGGGAGAAAGCCTGGCGATGCACTCGGTTTGGTGGGGACAACCCCGGGGGCCGTAGCCTTCCTCTGCTCGAGCGACCTGCACCGAGTAGGGCTGCGGCTATGTACCCATCTCAGCCCGGTGCCCGCGGATCGTGAACAGTGGGAATCGATCGGGGAAGTATCGGTCACCTTCGACACTCCCCCCAGGCTCACGAACCCAGAGGATTTTGAACCGGACGAAACGTTGCGGTGTTTGCGCATCCCCGCAGGTACATATCGGGTGCGGGCTGCTGCCCGAGGTGGTGACGCCATTCGGAAACACCAGAATCAAGAAAACCATGACATGAACTGCCCGCCCCTAGACATCCGTGACCGGACGGCTCCTAGCGATCTGATTGAGCAACTACGTATCGACCTGTGGCCCACTACCGGGATCGAAGAACCTAGCACGCTCAAACCACCTCCGGCCGTGCAGTAGCCGGCCGTGGTGTGGCTTACCCACGATCGACCAACGGCCAAAAATCGCTCCCGGTCGCGGCGCTGAGATGC
The nucleotide sequence above comes from Mycobacterium decipiens. Encoded proteins:
- a CDS encoding NucA/NucB deoxyribonuclease domain-containing protein — translated: MRYAGALIAAVMQACAAGLGGVPLAVAAPAIRATLTTNVVEGPLTSAPTPQEGQTAAATTMPSQCGSGSSRTTICVGQQLTVQTIDEQAKVLSSAVYQRNYAVQLDPRSLAIKVDVSLRQLTTTGTPVGTLKMTFAPATAPEDSQDIVVPIAADTKSPSIRSVDLTGKPDTQQVHLHVVSTFTAPNGKPVKIGTTTFASTYRCDNQFTSKPGCVNTSYTPTITSLVGLGDLTKNIRTGQSHGLPGAPGTTPLTRLADKQAIKRNREAACGTARTRELGPRPLSIRNPSCDEYPFASTYQGGAHTSIAWVSVEENSRGGGNLSQFYQDNHVLDGDAYFVKV
- a CDS encoding PE family protein; this encodes MSFVFAAPDMVTAAAGNLAGIGLTLEQATAAAAGPTTSVTAAAADDVSIAISETFGTYGKQFQAYSARAAAFHTEFVGLLNGGAAAYLDTEVANVGQSLAKSANAPAPTGAAAVAAPLLGGLNSAPNELSSITGGGPVGQILNGARQELGAVVSALGGGGGGLLPGLFGPGPFAPTTGAPAPAGGPWQTLFATTGANLQTIYSNWAAHPFPVLQQVIANQTGYAQSIGNEFAAAVQDLPTTVANLPTNIQLAIQNAAAFPAAVQAYVVKQAGYGQAIITSLQNASAELPQTLPTFWADLEKANQALMMGDYHGAVHYLPQATVDLFVSGININNLSEINVEGPAGELLPLMSLPAQMQQDLIDLLPSGAILTQIVQNGFNAVNTVTDSIGLAVVGPPIATLDGLATGLTVLDAAMQTGDGVGAIGALIDMPAYVLNGFLNGVTVVELRIPVSATVTIPLIPPLPPIVIGANTPVLVRMPFVGILAPPQPITATIEVPGLGTPAPLDITVPGMQVAGVVPTLVNVIPAQVAEAISPE
- a CDS encoding zinc-binding metallopeptidase family protein encodes the protein MRAFACPVCHGFAPFESRRCPNCLAELGLHVPTRTMVATSSGSAVIDGQRWIACTRAASLGCNWLVPDEQEFKDQRGRCLADSLVRREPDADDTIAVEKLAATTTALRRLTYQLIDIGLPVEPFWRRDGGVAFDLVSSYSGGERVLIGHAGGVITIDLVESLDDYRESLRVSLGEPYRTVLGHFRHEIGHYYQNILVENDPGATRYLHEWRELFGDERADYQAEIARHYKFGAPANWRQSFISEYATMHPWEDFAECFAHYLHITDTIETTRESGIVVQADRVRFSLPRDIAPLESYDDAPIERLLYDWKWLSLFFNRVNTSMGKNPLYPFEIPPPVIRKLGFVHKLIREAACRP
- a CDS encoding PE family protein; this translates as MLFVIAAPEYVTAAASDLANVASSIRAANAAAAAPTTTVPAAAGDEVSAAVARMFGVHGQAYQAISAQAAAFHQQFVQLLNSGANSYAIAEAANASSVQELLNIVNSPFEAVLGRPLVGDGADGTPGTGANGQNGGVLWGNGGNGGSGAPGQTGGNGGSGGFLFGNGGVGGTGGAIDNGFAGNGGNGGHAAGLLGHGGIGGTGGACPNGIAGDGGFGGDGGIVFGYGGAGGAGGTSNVVAGWGGAGGYGTGLLYGMGGVGGAGGAATSNIGIAGIGGLGGSGSILFNLIGIGADGGTGGTAVGLNNIGGQGGQGGYAEGLFFGLGGHGGAGGANTGGGTGGVGGFGGDSGAYFGIGGAGGDGGAADAGGRGGTGGIGGIGGIFFGLGGAGGNGYGAADLAFGGNGSQGGYGGILFGLGGAGGHGGIGATPGVGGPGGFGGLLLFGPIGASGVTPA
- a CDS encoding L,D-transpeptidase encodes the protein MRAGVRSVLVVIGIAATVVAGPGDVRLAALSRSQGYFAIASVLPTRGEVVGVAHPVVVTFRAPITNSADRHAAERAVDVKSAPTMTGKYQWLDNDVVQWVPDRYWPAHSTVALSVGGRSTDFKTGAEVIGVADISNHTFTVTIDGVQAEPPPRLPAPHHRPHFGEEGVIPASMGRADFPTPVGSYTVLSKDRSVIMDSSSVGIPVDDPDGYRLPVDYAVRITSRGLYVHSAPWATRSMGVENISHGCISLSPADAEWYFDTVKVGDPVIVQEGVPPPEKSADPDPVLPAPALPDPVVPDRAGPDPVHTGL
- a CDS encoding MerR family transcriptional regulator; translation: MAEQASWTLDELVRRVAAGLAAPGYPGAPNGRVRELPDRRVVRWYTTTGLVDRPALRGRTALYGTRHLLQIVAVKRRQAEGRSLAEIQAELAGATDKTLRRVAAVPDEVIAAEPAQELPAAARRSRFWADPPGAAEPVANGGGADTVTKLTAVSLPGGALLMLPVDHRGRPDEGDIHAIRTAARPLLDLLADRGLLSLDERSPS